A window of the Butyricimonas virosa genome harbors these coding sequences:
- the rny gene encoding ribonuclease Y, whose protein sequence is MITIIITGVIALIVGFALGYLLINMTLKYRSKNIIKEAEAEAEVIKKDKILQAKEKFLQIKAEHEKQVNARNSKILLAENKLKQKDAELARKMEECQRKIKDAETQQETLEAQKELLEKKHAELDKFKKQQIEQLEAISGMSADQAKEKLISSLKDEAETEAMSYVNEIMEEAKMTANMEAKKIVVKTIQRVATETATENAVSIFHIDSDEIKGRIIGREGRNIRALEAATGVEIIVDDTPEAIVLSGFDPVRREIARLSLHQLVTDGRIHPARIEEVVNKVKKQIEEEIVETGKRTTIDLGIHGLHPELIRLVGKMKYRSSYGQNLLQHARETANLCAIMAAELGLNVKKAKRAGLLHDIGKVPDDEPELPHAILGMRLAEKYKEKPDICNAIGAHHEEIEMTTMIAPIVQACDAISGARPGARREVVESYIKRLKEMEDLALSYNGVVKTYAIQAGRELRVVVGSEKVSDTEAEKISYEIAKKIQDEMTYPGQVKVTVIRETRAINYAK, encoded by the coding sequence ATGATAACAATAATAATTACCGGTGTTATTGCTCTGATAGTGGGATTCGCTCTCGGATACCTGCTAATCAACATGACCTTGAAATACAGGAGCAAAAACATCATCAAGGAAGCGGAAGCAGAGGCGGAAGTAATTAAAAAAGACAAGATTTTGCAAGCAAAGGAGAAATTCCTGCAGATAAAGGCCGAACACGAAAAACAAGTGAATGCCCGCAATAGCAAAATCCTTCTCGCGGAAAACAAGCTAAAACAAAAAGACGCCGAATTGGCTCGTAAAATGGAAGAATGTCAACGCAAGATTAAAGACGCGGAGACACAACAGGAGACACTGGAGGCCCAAAAAGAGTTACTGGAAAAGAAACACGCCGAACTGGATAAATTCAAAAAACAACAGATCGAGCAACTGGAAGCCATTTCCGGAATGTCCGCCGATCAGGCAAAGGAAAAACTCATCAGTTCTTTGAAAGACGAGGCTGAAACCGAAGCTATGTCATACGTGAACGAGATTATGGAAGAGGCAAAAATGACGGCAAACATGGAGGCGAAAAAAATCGTGGTAAAAACCATCCAACGGGTGGCCACGGAAACCGCTACCGAAAATGCCGTATCAATATTCCATATTGATTCGGATGAAATCAAGGGACGTATTATCGGACGGGAAGGACGTAACATCCGGGCGCTGGAAGCAGCCACCGGTGTTGAAATCATCGTGGACGACACCCCGGAGGCAATTGTACTTTCCGGATTTGACCCGGTAAGACGCGAAATCGCTCGCCTTTCACTCCACCAATTAGTTACTGACGGACGTATTCACCCGGCACGGATCGAGGAAGTAGTAAATAAGGTAAAAAAACAAATCGAGGAAGAGATCGTCGAGACCGGGAAACGCACCACCATCGACTTGGGTATTCACGGGTTGCACCCGGAATTAATCCGGTTGGTCGGCAAAATGAAATACCGTTCTTCTTACGGGCAAAACTTGTTACAACACGCTCGCGAAACAGCCAACCTCTGTGCCATCATGGCCGCAGAATTGGGCTTGAACGTGAAGAAAGCAAAACGTGCCGGATTATTGCATGATATTGGTAAAGTGCCTGATGACGAGCCGGAATTACCGCACGCAATCCTCGGTATGCGCCTAGCTGAAAAATACAAGGAAAAACCGGATATTTGCAACGCTATTGGTGCTCACCACGAGGAGATTGAAATGACAACGATGATTGCCCCAATCGTTCAGGCTTGTGATGCCATCTCAGGCGCGCGTCCGGGTGCAAGACGGGAAGTAGTTGAGTCATATATCAAACGACTAAAAGAGATGGAAGACCTTGCACTTTCTTATAATGGAGTGGTCAAGACCTACGCCATCCAAGCAGGCCGCGAATTGCGGGTAGTCGTTGGTAGTGAAAAGGTATCTGACACGGAGGCAGAGAAAATTTCATACGAAATCGCTAAAAAGATTCAGGATGAAATGACCTACCCCGGACAGGTGAAAGTCACGGTAATTCGAGAAACACGTGCTATAAATTACGCAAAATAA
- a CDS encoding cell division protein ZapA produces the protein MNDKLTITLNIAGRPCVLTIEREEEEEIRKAAQLINSKIAKYREKYATADPVDFLAVTALQFTVKMLEAERRNDVEPVLDEVKKISSRLDEVVKE, from the coding sequence ATGAATGATAAACTTACTATTACGCTAAATATAGCCGGTAGGCCCTGCGTTCTGACCATTGAGAGAGAGGAAGAAGAGGAGATCAGAAAAGCTGCCCAGCTGATTAATAGTAAGATTGCAAAATATAGGGAAAAGTACGCAACTGCTGATCCCGTTGATTTTCTAGCTGTTACCGCATTACAATTCACGGTAAAGATGCTGGAGGCTGAAAGGCGAAACGACGTGGAGCCGGTATTGGACGAGGTGAAGAAGATTAGTAGCAGGCTCGACGAAGTTGTGAAAGAGTAA
- a CDS encoding tetratricopeptide repeat protein, whose product MNIEDAKQLAKQGDREGAIAMLRQMLEQNEGERELVLLELGVVYNAMGETTQAINHLNEVMRINPENIKAKAYLDMINGILDYYCKDLLNP is encoded by the coding sequence ATGAATATAGAAGACGCAAAACAACTGGCAAAACAAGGCGATCGGGAAGGAGCAATTGCCATGCTCCGGCAAATGTTAGAACAGAATGAAGGAGAACGGGAACTCGTGCTGTTGGAGCTGGGTGTGGTGTATAACGCCATGGGGGAGACAACGCAAGCGATAAACCATCTGAATGAGGTGATGCGTATAAATCCCGAAAATATAAAAGCGAAAGCTTATCTGGATATGATCAATGGGATACTTGATTATTATTGTAAGGACTTGTTGAATCCCTGA
- a CDS encoding DUF4293 domain-containing protein: MIQRIQTIYLLVVAIIMTIPLYVPIAQLLIPNDASYNFFTYGVVLIGENSVLQAHYWALLIMNIFTIGIPLVNVFLFKKRFLQLRLCIVEIILLIGAIILMWYHINQFANKMNAEILYKFSLILPVICIIFTYLAIKGILKDIKLLKSFDRIR; the protein is encoded by the coding sequence ATGATTCAAAGGATCCAAACTATTTACTTGCTCGTGGTAGCAATCATCATGACGATTCCATTGTACGTGCCAATCGCCCAATTGCTTATCCCGAATGATGCGAGCTATAACTTTTTTACTTACGGCGTAGTTCTCATTGGAGAAAACAGCGTGCTACAAGCCCACTACTGGGCCTTGTTAATCATGAATATTTTCACGATCGGGATTCCCTTGGTGAACGTGTTCCTATTCAAAAAACGTTTCCTCCAGTTGCGTTTATGTATCGTGGAAATCATCCTATTGATCGGTGCCATTATCTTAATGTGGTATCACATCAATCAATTTGCGAATAAAATGAATGCCGAAATTCTTTATAAATTCAGCCTTATATTGCCCGTGATCTGTATTATTTTTACCTACTTGGCCATAAAGGGAATACTTAAAGATATCAAATTGCTCAAATCTTTTGACAGAATTCGATAA
- the rplS gene encoding 50S ribosomal protein L19 produces MDLIKIAEQAFAQENAIEIPSFNTGDTISVHYKIKEGNKERIQIFKGVVIQIKGTGTTKTFTVRKMSGNVGVERIIPFNSPYIHAIEVNKRGVVRRSRIFYFRELTGKKAKIKEKKF; encoded by the coding sequence ATGGACTTAATTAAAATTGCGGAACAGGCTTTTGCTCAGGAAAACGCTATTGAAATTCCTTCATTCAACACGGGTGATACCATTAGCGTACACTACAAAATTAAAGAAGGAAACAAAGAACGTATTCAGATTTTCAAAGGTGTTGTTATCCAAATTAAGGGTACGGGAACGACCAAAACCTTTACGGTTAGAAAAATGTCCGGTAACGTTGGAGTAGAACGAATCATCCCTTTCAATTCTCCTTACATTCATGCAATCGAGGTGAACAAGAGAGGTGTTGTTCGTAGATCAAGAATCTTCTATTTCCGTGAACTTACCGGAAAGAAAGCAAAAATTAAAGAGAAGAAATTTTAA
- a CDS encoding M23 family metallopeptidase: protein MTNKIMWRGIGALLLMLLLLSSNVCAQTDTLLYPLKNVPLLSGNFGELRATHLHTGLDFKTGGREGLPVICVKDGVVARVKVSATGYGNALYLEHEGGITTVYGHLSRFVPRIAKVVRNIQYNKESFEVDENMSGYELRFRAGDTIAYSGNTGSSGGPHLHFEVRDTKSEHALNPLQFLSVKDQTGPNVRGVYVYSVSDEGTRTPVRRVEVKNTGNRVFRGGKVGVPAGMVGIGIQSDDYMKDSWNKLGVYGLSVRANGQEVFKMTMNELSFDQTFLVNELKDFHHYRENRLVYLTFGNYLGQLLPVRNQNGGFVSVEKDSVVDVAVDLSDINGNCSRIMFQLWGKSPLRELVLADGEKLLMNHQSDSLKKEKYTLWLEADALPYPVVCKPEVSSRLRDSVETIEVFSTGKQIYPLMKNARLVVDGKFPGKSVICLLEKNNRFSALKTRWSEEGLEAFPRVLGEYTVRQDTVAPVILYMGKVGLKIRFRMVDDLSGISSYRVEVNGKWCLFTYDAKNRLLEGNINEPVFVKGKNRLVLKVEDAVKNIATFETDIYKK from the coding sequence ATGACAAATAAAATAATGTGGAGAGGGATTGGAGCTTTGTTGTTGATGTTACTTCTTTTATCATCAAATGTTTGTGCACAAACTGATACCTTGCTTTACCCGTTGAAAAATGTTCCGCTATTGAGTGGGAATTTCGGAGAATTGAGGGCGACACACCTGCATACCGGGTTGGATTTTAAAACCGGAGGACGGGAAGGCCTACCGGTGATTTGCGTGAAAGACGGTGTCGTGGCACGTGTAAAGGTTTCTGCTACAGGGTACGGAAATGCCCTGTATCTGGAACACGAGGGGGGAATAACCACGGTGTATGGTCATTTGAGCCGTTTTGTACCCCGAATTGCGAAAGTCGTGAGAAATATACAATATAATAAGGAGTCATTCGAGGTGGATGAGAATATGTCGGGCTATGAACTCCGTTTCCGTGCGGGGGACACGATTGCCTATAGCGGGAATACCGGTTCTTCGGGTGGTCCTCATTTGCATTTTGAGGTGCGCGACACGAAGAGTGAACATGCTTTGAACCCCTTGCAGTTCCTTTCGGTGAAAGATCAGACTGGGCCAAACGTGCGGGGTGTTTACGTGTATTCGGTTTCGGACGAGGGAACCCGGACTCCTGTCCGCCGGGTGGAGGTGAAAAATACGGGTAACCGGGTATTCCGGGGAGGAAAGGTTGGGGTACCTGCCGGCATGGTCGGGATTGGGATACAATCTGATGACTACATGAAAGATTCTTGGAATAAATTGGGTGTGTATGGTTTGAGCGTGAGGGCTAACGGGCAGGAGGTCTTTAAAATGACCATGAACGAGCTTTCTTTTGACCAGACGTTTTTGGTTAACGAGTTGAAGGATTTTCATCATTACAGGGAAAACCGCTTGGTTTACTTGACTTTCGGGAATTATCTAGGGCAATTGTTGCCCGTTCGTAATCAGAACGGGGGATTTGTTTCAGTTGAGAAAGACAGTGTGGTGGATGTTGCGGTTGATTTATCGGATATTAATGGGAATTGTTCCAGAATCATGTTCCAGTTATGGGGTAAATCTCCCTTGCGGGAATTGGTATTGGCAGATGGGGAAAAATTATTGATGAATCACCAAAGCGATAGCTTGAAAAAAGAAAAATATACTCTGTGGTTGGAGGCAGATGCTTTACCCTATCCGGTCGTGTGCAAGCCGGAAGTGTCTTCCCGCTTGAGAGATAGTGTCGAGACGATTGAGGTATTTTCTACTGGGAAGCAAATATACCCGTTGATGAAAAATGCCCGGTTGGTGGTTGACGGGAAGTTTCCAGGAAAGTCTGTGATTTGTTTGTTGGAGAAAAATAATCGTTTTTCTGCCTTGAAGACCCGATGGTCGGAAGAGGGGCTTGAGGCATTTCCCCGGGTGTTGGGTGAGTACACGGTTCGTCAGGACACGGTTGCCCCGGTTATTCTTTACATGGGGAAGGTCGGGCTGAAAATCCGATTCCGGATGGTTGACGACTTGTCGGGCATCTCTTCTTATCGGGTTGAGGTGAACGGGAAATGGTGTTTGTTCACGTATGATGCGAAAAATCGCCTGCTGGAAGGTAACATAAATGAACCCGTTTTCGTGAAAGGAAAAAACAGGCTTGTCTTGAAGGTGGAGGATGCCGTGAAAAATATTGCTACCTTTGAGACGGATATTTATAAAAAGTAA
- a CDS encoding ATP-dependent RecD-like DNA helicase, with protein sequence MINEHFERIVKEKFGFDFSPTQQAAMKNFLAFLFDRHPESLFLLKGYAGTGKTSLVAAIVNTLLQFEQQVVLLAPTGRAAKVFSGYSHQPAFTIHKKIYRQKNAREGVGIFNLGFNGNANTLFFVDEASMISMGSQDSNFGTGSLLDDLIEFVYNGRNNRLVLIGDTAQLPPIGVDVSPALEADFLQVSYGMEIYEANLTDIMRQSEQSGILYNATRVREMIGAGSFAKLLLRVAGFPDIVRVSGGELLEELDQCYSSFGMDETMVICRSNKRANRFNEGIRARILYREDAFSSGDKVMIVKNNYFWGAEYDKVDFIANGDIATVEKVGKYKDLYGFHFVNTRLSIYGYEEEITAWVMLDTLTTEQPALSYEDYRRLYMAVEEDYMDVASKQKRFKKIQENEYYNALQIKFAYAVTCHKAQGGQWDAVFIDPGWQGEDSHDDEYWRWLYTAFTRARKKLYLINFKDEMIEMEG encoded by the coding sequence ATGATAAATGAACATTTTGAACGTATTGTAAAAGAGAAGTTTGGATTCGATTTTTCCCCCACGCAACAGGCGGCAATGAAGAATTTTTTAGCATTTCTCTTTGATCGTCATCCTGAAAGTTTATTTTTATTGAAGGGATATGCCGGAACGGGGAAAACTTCTTTGGTGGCGGCCATCGTGAATACATTACTGCAATTTGAACAGCAGGTTGTTTTATTGGCTCCGACGGGGAGAGCGGCGAAAGTGTTTTCCGGTTATTCTCATCAGCCTGCTTTTACGATACACAAAAAGATTTACCGGCAGAAAAATGCACGGGAGGGAGTCGGGATATTCAACTTGGGATTTAACGGGAATGCTAATACACTTTTTTTCGTGGATGAGGCATCTATGATTTCAATGGGTTCTCAGGATTCGAATTTTGGGACGGGGTCTTTGCTGGATGATCTGATTGAGTTCGTGTATAACGGGCGTAATAACCGTTTGGTGTTAATTGGGGATACGGCCCAGTTGCCTCCGATTGGCGTGGATGTCAGCCCGGCCTTGGAGGCTGATTTTTTACAGGTAAGTTACGGGATGGAGATATATGAGGCAAACTTGACCGATATCATGCGACAGTCCGAGCAGTCCGGAATTTTGTACAATGCTACTCGGGTACGGGAAATGATCGGGGCGGGATCTTTTGCCAAACTTTTGCTTCGGGTAGCGGGTTTTCCGGATATTGTACGGGTAAGCGGGGGAGAACTATTGGAAGAGTTGGATCAATGTTATAGCTCTTTTGGGATGGACGAAACGATGGTGATTTGTCGGTCGAATAAACGGGCCAATCGTTTTAATGAGGGGATACGGGCCAGAATCCTTTACCGGGAAGATGCTTTTAGTAGTGGAGATAAGGTCATGATTGTGAAGAATAATTACTTCTGGGGAGCGGAATATGACAAGGTGGATTTTATTGCGAACGGGGATATTGCCACTGTGGAGAAGGTTGGGAAATATAAGGATTTATACGGATTCCATTTTGTCAACACTCGTCTAAGTATTTACGGTTACGAGGAAGAGATCACGGCATGGGTTATGTTGGATACCTTGACCACAGAACAACCTGCATTGAGTTATGAAGATTATCGGCGGTTGTACATGGCTGTGGAGGAAGATTATATGGATGTAGCTTCCAAGCAGAAGCGATTCAAAAAGATTCAAGAGAACGAATACTATAATGCTCTGCAAATTAAATTTGCCTATGCTGTTACGTGTCATAAAGCCCAGGGAGGACAATGGGATGCGGTATTTATTGATCCGGGCTGGCAGGGAGAAGATTCACATGATGATGAATATTGGCGTTGGCTATACACGGCATTTACTCGGGCACGTAAAAAACTATATCTGATTAATTTCAAGGATGAAATGATCGAGATGGAGGGATAA
- a CDS encoding nucleoside phosphorylase — MEPIKSSELITNADGSVFHLHLHPEDLAEQVILVGDPSRVEMIASYFEKIDIKKSDREFCTITGYYKGHRLSVISTGIGADNIDIVMNELDALVNINLHTKEINAEKKTLNIVRIGTSGSVQADVPVHSFVISEMSLGLDGVLRFYRDNEMVCDAAFEEAFIKECHWTPLAARPYAVKASDELVDKLHTKGVTVKGVTLTANGFYGPQGRELRLPIEMPTVNDEIAHFRFGNYKIVNYEMESAAIAGLAALMGHRATTICLIIANRANGDASADYKPHMKKLIEYTLNSLIR, encoded by the coding sequence ATGGAGCCAATAAAATCATCAGAATTAATCACGAACGCTGACGGGAGTGTCTTTCACCTCCACCTTCATCCCGAAGATCTGGCAGAACAAGTGATCCTCGTGGGTGATCCTTCCCGAGTAGAAATGATTGCCTCGTATTTCGAGAAAATAGACATCAAGAAAAGCGACCGGGAGTTCTGTACCATCACCGGATATTACAAGGGACACCGCCTGTCGGTTATCTCTACCGGAATTGGTGCGGACAACATCGACATCGTGATGAATGAACTGGATGCTTTGGTCAATATCAACTTGCACACCAAGGAAATAAATGCAGAAAAGAAGACATTAAATATAGTACGCATCGGGACTTCCGGTTCCGTGCAGGCAGATGTACCCGTACATTCATTCGTGATCTCGGAAATGAGTCTCGGCCTAGACGGGGTATTGCGTTTCTACCGGGATAACGAAATGGTATGTGATGCCGCTTTCGAGGAGGCCTTTATCAAGGAATGTCATTGGACGCCCTTAGCTGCCCGCCCGTATGCGGTAAAAGCATCTGACGAACTAGTGGACAAATTACACACGAAAGGCGTTACCGTGAAAGGCGTCACATTGACGGCAAACGGATTCTACGGGCCACAAGGACGAGAGCTTCGTTTACCAATCGAGATGCCAACAGTAAACGACGAGATTGCCCATTTCAGATTCGGGAATTACAAAATTGTTAATTACGAGATGGAAAGTGCCGCCATTGCCGGGCTAGCCGCCCTTATGGGACATCGGGCCACCACGATTTGCCTGATCATTGCCAACCGGGCCAACGGAGATGCCTCGGCTGATTACAAACCGCACATGAAGAAACTTATTGAATATACATTAAATTCTCTCATACGTTAA
- the rpsU gene encoding 30S ribosomal protein S21: MIIVPLKEGENIERALKKFKRKFEKTGVIKELRDRQAFTKPSIRNRMARMKAAYRQSLQQAEE; the protein is encoded by the coding sequence ATGATAATTGTACCATTAAAAGAAGGCGAAAATATCGAGAGAGCACTGAAAAAATTCAAAAGAAAATTCGAAAAGACCGGCGTGATTAAAGAACTGAGAGATCGTCAGGCTTTCACCAAACCGTCTATTAGAAATAGAATGGCCCGGATGAAGGCTGCCTATCGTCAATCTTTGCAACAAGCGGAAGAATAA
- a CDS encoding dipeptidase: protein MRKAHLLVTLALVCCTTYTMACTNFLFTKGATKDGSTMVTYSADSHVLYGELYHWPAQDWPAGSMLDVYEWDTGKFMGKIPQVAHTYNVVGNMNEHQLAISETTFGGRKELESQTGAIIDYGSAIYITLQRAKNAREAIVVMTDLIEKYGWASSGESISIIDPNEVWIIEIIGKGEGEKGAVWVARMVPDGYVSAHANQARITTFPLEGKTSISSDKMNKIYDPNITTVYSKDVISFAKEKGFYPQDGKNKDFSFSDTYAPVDFSGARACEIRVWAFFNAVNPDMAQYWDYATGRNIQRDSKGYATNRMPLWIKPSEKVDVMQVMDFMRDHLEGTELDMSKDMGAGPYECPYRWRPMSFKVDGKEYVHERATATQQTGFTFVAQCRSWLPDEIGGILWFGVDDAASSVYFPMYSAATEVPFAFAVGNGSMMEFTNKAAFWVFNQVTNFAYTRYNLIHPEIRAKQVALEKQYVNFVQMIDAGAKEMLAQDKESAIKFITDFSCRTGNHLVDTWRDFYGYLFCKFMDGNVKTAIPGEKNPKVEQPALPEWYLRMIIEQTGKKLEVVE, encoded by the coding sequence ATGAGAAAAGCACATTTACTGGTTACACTAGCGTTAGTTTGCTGCACCACATACACGATGGCCTGCACGAACTTTTTATTCACGAAAGGAGCAACGAAAGACGGGTCGACAATGGTCACTTATTCGGCCGACTCCCACGTTTTATACGGAGAATTGTATCACTGGCCCGCACAAGACTGGCCTGCCGGAAGTATGCTCGATGTTTACGAGTGGGACACCGGCAAATTTATGGGTAAAATCCCGCAAGTAGCCCACACGTACAACGTGGTAGGAAACATGAACGAGCATCAGCTCGCTATTTCCGAAACTACTTTCGGGGGACGTAAAGAACTGGAATCCCAAACGGGAGCTATTATAGATTATGGTAGCGCTATATATATCACGTTACAACGTGCGAAAAATGCCCGTGAGGCCATTGTGGTAATGACCGACTTGATTGAAAAATACGGTTGGGCAAGCAGTGGAGAATCGATCTCTATCATTGACCCGAACGAAGTATGGATAATCGAAATCATCGGTAAAGGAGAAGGAGAAAAAGGAGCTGTTTGGGTAGCACGCATGGTTCCGGACGGGTATGTTTCCGCCCACGCAAACCAAGCTCGTATCACGACTTTCCCGCTAGAAGGTAAAACTTCTATCTCTTCCGACAAAATGAACAAGATTTACGATCCCAATATCACCACCGTGTATTCCAAGGACGTAATCTCTTTCGCAAAAGAAAAAGGATTCTATCCTCAAGATGGGAAAAATAAAGACTTCAGTTTCTCTGATACTTACGCTCCGGTTGACTTCAGCGGGGCTCGTGCCTGTGAAATCCGTGTTTGGGCATTCTTTAATGCCGTGAACCCGGACATGGCTCAATACTGGGATTACGCAACAGGGAGAAACATTCAACGTGATAGTAAAGGTTACGCAACCAACCGTATGCCGTTATGGATTAAACCCAGCGAGAAAGTAGACGTGATGCAAGTGATGGATTTCATGCGTGATCACTTGGAAGGAACAGAACTGGATATGAGCAAGGATATGGGAGCCGGTCCGTACGAATGTCCGTACAGATGGCGTCCGATGAGTTTCAAAGTAGACGGGAAAGAATATGTTCACGAAAGAGCAACAGCAACCCAACAAACCGGATTCACATTTGTAGCACAATGTAGAAGTTGGTTACCTGATGAAATCGGAGGAATCCTTTGGTTTGGAGTTGATGATGCAGCCAGTTCCGTGTATTTCCCAATGTATTCAGCAGCCACAGAAGTGCCTTTCGCGTTCGCAGTTGGCAACGGCAGCATGATGGAATTCACTAATAAAGCAGCCTTCTGGGTATTCAACCAAGTAACGAATTTCGCATACACACGCTATAACTTGATTCACCCGGAAATTCGTGCAAAACAAGTTGCACTGGAGAAACAATACGTGAATTTCGTCCAAATGATCGATGCCGGAGCAAAAGAAATGTTAGCTCAAGACAAAGAATCAGCGATTAAATTTATCACGGATTTCTCCTGTCGCACGGGAAATCATCTGGTGGATACGTGGAGAGATTTCTACGGTTACCTGTTCTGCAAATTCATGGATGGTAACGTGAAAACCGCAATCCCGGGAGAGAAAAACCCGAAAGTTGAACAGCCTGCTTTACCGGAATGGTATCTCCGAATGATTATCGAACAGACAGGTAAAAAACTTGAGGTGGTAGAATAA
- a CDS encoding phospho-sugar mutase: protein MENNDIIKIARAKAEKWLDKAYDEKTRAEAKRMLENTDTTELVESFYNDLEFGTGGLRGIMGVGTNRMNIYTVGAATQGFSNYINKMFPNEKKAVCIGHDCRNNSRLFSETAANIFSANGIHVYLFEDLRPTPEMSFAIRELGCKGGVILTASHNPKEYNGYKAYWDDGSQLVPPHDKNVINEVKKVQVSDIKFEGVPEMITILGKDFDKKYLDKVKTLSLSPEAIQKEHDLRIVFTPLHGTTYELVPASLRNWGFTNIHTVPEQSIPNGDFPTVASANPEEPAAFKMALDLARKIDADLAMACDPDGDRIGIAVKNDAGEWTLLNGNQTNIIFTEYIIRRKKELNQLKGGEYTVKTIVTTELIKDIAEKNHIICYDVYTGFKWIADIIRKEGGEKFIGGGEESFGYMPGAFTRDKDGVSATSLMAEIAAWVKMQNKTLYSFLKEIYAKYGFSQERMIYIVRKGLSGAQEIKAMMEEFRHNTPKEINHSPVVLKKDYLSLEATNLQTGEKTHLDFETKSDVLQFFLADGSKISVRPSGTEPKIKFYFEARTQMKDINDYERAQQEANARIDAIIKDLKLQ from the coding sequence ATGGAAAATAATGACATCATAAAAATAGCCAGAGCCAAAGCCGAAAAGTGGCTGGACAAGGCGTATGACGAAAAAACACGTGCTGAAGCAAAACGCATGTTGGAAAACACGGACACGACAGAATTAGTCGAATCGTTTTACAACGATTTGGAATTCGGAACCGGTGGTTTACGAGGAATCATGGGAGTGGGAACCAACCGAATGAACATCTACACGGTAGGTGCTGCTACACAAGGTTTTTCAAACTACATCAACAAGATGTTCCCGAATGAAAAGAAAGCCGTGTGTATCGGTCATGACTGCCGTAATAACTCCCGGCTCTTTTCAGAAACAGCTGCCAATATTTTTTCAGCCAACGGCATACACGTTTACCTGTTTGAGGACTTACGCCCCACGCCTGAAATGTCATTTGCCATCCGAGAATTAGGCTGTAAAGGAGGTGTCATTCTTACCGCCTCTCACAATCCGAAAGAGTACAACGGTTACAAGGCCTACTGGGACGATGGCTCACAACTCGTTCCCCCACATGATAAAAACGTGATCAATGAAGTAAAGAAGGTGCAAGTTTCGGATATTAAATTCGAAGGAGTACCGGAAATGATTACCATTTTAGGAAAAGATTTTGACAAAAAATACCTGGATAAAGTGAAAACATTAAGTCTTTCACCGGAAGCCATACAAAAAGAACACGACTTGAGAATCGTCTTTACCCCACTACACGGAACTACCTACGAGCTTGTTCCTGCCTCTTTGCGTAACTGGGGATTCACGAATATTCACACGGTACCGGAACAAAGCATTCCGAATGGAGATTTCCCGACCGTGGCATCCGCTAACCCGGAAGAACCGGCAGCATTCAAAATGGCCTTGGATCTAGCTCGCAAAATCGATGCTGATCTGGCCATGGCTTGTGACCCGGATGGGGACCGTATCGGCATCGCCGTAAAAAATGACGCGGGAGAATGGACATTATTGAATGGAAACCAAACCAATATTATTTTCACGGAATACATCATCCGCAGAAAAAAAGAACTGAACCAACTTAAAGGTGGTGAATACACGGTTAAAACCATAGTCACGACCGAGTTGATTAAAGACATCGCAGAAAAAAATCATATCATCTGTTATGACGTGTACACCGGATTCAAGTGGATTGCCGATATTATTCGCAAAGAAGGCGGTGAGAAATTCATCGGCGGCGGGGAAGAATCCTTTGGCTACATGCCGGGAGCATTTACCCGGGACAAAGACGGGGTTTCTGCCACATCATTAATGGCCGAAATCGCCGCTTGGGTAAAGATGCAAAATAAAACACTGTACTCCTTCCTCAAGGAAATTTATGCCAAATACGGATTCTCGCAAGAAAGAATGATTTACATCGTACGTAAAGGTTTAAGCGGGGCGCAGGAGATCAAAGCCATGATGGAAGAGTTCCGTCACAACACGCCGAAAGAAATCAATCACAGCCCGGTTGTACTGAAAAAAGACTACCTTTCCCTGGAAGCAACCAACCTGCAAACAGGAGAAAAAACGCACCTTGATTTCGAAACGAAAAGCGATGTATTACAATTCTTCCTAGCTGACGGCAGTAAGATTTCGGTTCGTCCTTCCGGTACTGAACCGAAGATTAAATTCTACTTTGAAGCTCGAACTCAGATGAAAGACATAAATGATTACGAACGGGCACAACAAGAAGCCAATGCTCGGATTGACGCTATTATCAAGGATTTGAAACTTCAATAA